From Paralcaligenes sp. KSB-10:
TAAAGCGTTTTGCCCAGCTTGACTTGCCGGTGTCCGATATCCAGGGCCAGTTTGAACACTATGTGTGGAGCGAGTCCGAATTATCCGGGCAAGACCGGGAAAGGCTGGCCGCGCTGCTCGATTATGGCGAACCGGCCCAGGCCTTGAAAGGCGACAAGCAGGCTCTGGTGTTGCGTGTCGTGCCCCGGTTGGGAACGGTATCGCCCTGGGCCAGCAAAGCTACCGACATTGCGCATAACTGCGGCTTGCCGGCCGTGCGCCGCATTGAACGGGGTATTCGCTACCTTGTGCATCCTGGCCGGGGGATATTGGGGCCCAGGCATATCGATGAAGGGCAGTTGGCACAAATAGCCTCGTGCCTGCATGATCGCATGACTGAAACGGTGGTTGATGCCGCTTTCGACGGTGCGGCGCTGTTTGCTTCGTTGGCCGGCAAACCCATACAGACCATAGACGTGCTGGAGCGAGGGCAGGCCGCGTTGCTGGAAGCCAACCGGAATCTGGGCCTTGCCTTGTCTGAAGACGAGGTCGAGTACCTGGACCAGTCCTTCAGGCAGTTGGGGCGCAATCCCACCGACGTTGAGCTGATGATGTTCGCCCAAGCCAATAGCGAGCATTGCCGCCACAAGATTTTCAATGCGCAGTGGGTCATCGATGGCGTGGCGCAGACCCATACCCTGTTTGGCATGATACGTGCCACGCATGCGGCCCAGCCCCAAGGCACCGTGGTGGCTTATTCCGACAACGCGGCTGTCATGGAGGGTGGCCGGGCCCGGCAATTTTATGCCGCGCTGCCCGGTGAAACGGCCGCGGCCCGCTATGGCCACACAGACGCGGTCGTGCACACCTTGATGAAGGTTGAAACGCATAACCATCCCACCGCCATTGCCCCGTTCCCCGGCGCCGCCACCGGTGCCGGAGGCGAGATTCGCGATGAAGGAGCAACTGGCAGGGGTTCCAAGCCCAAGGCGGGGCTGACGGGTTTTACTGTGTCGAACCTGCGTTTCGATGATGGCCTGGAGCCTTGGGAAGAAGACTCGCATGGGTCTCCCGAGCGGATCGCCAGCGCCCTCGATATCATGATCGACGGCCCCATCGGAGGGGCGGCGTTCAATAACGAGTTCGGGCGCCCCAATCTGCTGGGCTATTTCCGTACCTATGAACAGACGGCGGGCGACGTTCGCTGGGGCTATCACAAACCCATTATGATTGCCGGCGGCCTGGGTTCCATCGATGATAGGCTTACTCACAAGGATCCTATTCCGCCGGGTGCCTTGCTGGTCCAGTTGGGCGGGCCCGGAATGCGCATCGGCATGGGTGGCGGGGCGGCTTCCAGCATGAGCGCCGGAGCCAATAGCGCCGAGCTCGATTTCGATTCGGTGCAGCGCGGCAATCCCGAAATCGAGCGGCGCGCCCAGGAAGTGATCGATCGATGCTGGCAGCAGGGAAGCGGCAACCCGGTGCTGGCGATTCACGATGTGGGCGCCGGGGGCCTGTCCAATGCCTTTCCCGAACTGGTGAACGATGCGGGCCGTGGCGCCGTGTTCGAACTGCAGCAGGTGCACCTTGAGGAATCGGGCTTGTCGGCCGCCGAAATCTGGAGCAATGAGGCCCAGGAGCGATATGTGCTGGCGATATTGCCCAAAGACCTGGCCCGCTTCGACGCCATCGCGCGGCGCGAGCGCTGTCCGTACGCGGTGGTCGGGGTGGCGACCGAAGAGCGGCAATTGCGCGTGACGCATGGCGAAGGTTTGCCCGGGGTTAGCGAGCAGCTTGTTCCCAAGGCCGATTCCGCCATTCGTCCGGTCGATGTGCCCATCGATGTGATTCTGGGCAAGCCGCCGCGCATGACGCGCGACGTACAGCGTTTGCCCGGCGTTGTTGCGCCGGTCGATCTGACCGTCATGACACTCGACGATGCGATACAGCGGGTTTTGCGGCACCCAACGGTGGCGAACAAGAATTTCCTGATCACTATAGGCGACCGTTCTGTAGGGGGCCTGAGCAGCCGCGACCAGATGGTGGGACCCTGGCAGGTGCCGGTGGCCGATTGTGCCGTGACTCTCGCGGATTTCGAAGGAGTGCGCGGCGAGGCAATGGCCATGGGTGAGCGCACGCCGCTGGCCGTTATCGACGCCGCGGCCTCGGGCCGCATGGCGGTCACCGAGGCCCTGACCAATCTGGTTGCCAGCGATGTGAAACGCCTTGAAGACATCAAGCTTTCCGCCAACTGGATGGCGGCCTGCGGTGTGGACGGACAGGATGCGGCGCTGTACGACACCGTTTTTGCGGTGAGCACCTGGTGCCAGCAATTGGGCCTGTCGATTCCCGTTGGCAAGGACTCCCTGTCCATGCGCACTTCCTGGGACGAGCGCGGCGACAAGCGCGAGGTGATCGCTCCCGTTTCGCTCATTGTTACGGCTTTTGCGCCAGTGGCCGATGTGCGCGCCACCCTGACTCCGCAATTGCGCACCGACGCGGGCGAGACGGTCTTGATCCTGGTCGATCTGGGCCGAGGGCGCAATCGCCTGGGCGGGTCGATATTGGCCCAGGTGTTCAACCAGGTCGGCAAGGCCGTACCGGACATGGATGAGCCCGAGTCCCTGCAGGCTTTTTTCAGCACCGTGCGCCAATTGGCGGCCGATGGCCATATCCTGGCCTACCACGACCGCTCCGACGGCGGCCTGCTGGCTACCCTATGTGAAATGGCGTTTGCCGGGCATGTCGGGGTTTCGATCAATCTCGATATGCTGACGATCGATCCCCGCGCATCGGACTGGGGCGACTACAAAATACGTACTGAGCAGGTTGCGGTGCAGCGTGACGAGCTGACACTGAAAGCCTTGTTTGCCGAAGAGGCCGGGGCAGTCGTACAGGTGCCGCTGGCGCAGCGCGATAGGGTTATGCAGCAGTTGCGCGAAGCGGGCCTGTCGGCTTATTCGCACGTGCTGGGTGGCTTGAATACCCAAGACGAAATCCAGATTTATCGCGACGGAAAATGCATTTACAAGCACACCCGCTTCGATCTGGGCCAACAATGGAGCGAGGTCAGCCGCCAGATCATGGCCCGGCGAGACAACCCCCAATGCGCGCAGGCCGAATTCGATACTTGGCAAAATACAGGCGACCCGGGTTTTACACCGGCCGTTGCGTTCGATCCGCAGGAAGACATTGCCGCGCCGTTCATCTCCACAGGCAAGCGGCCCCGCGTGGCTATCTTGCGCGAGCAGGGCTGCAATAGCCAGGTGGAAATGGCCTGGGCTTTCGACAAGGCCGGCTTCGAGGCCTGGGATGTGCACATGACCGACCTGTTGTCGGGCCGCGTGCGTCTGGACGATGTGCAGGGCCTGGTGGCTGTGGGTGGATTCAGCTATGGCGATGTACTGGGCGCCGGCGAGGGCTGGGCCCGCACGATCCGCTTCAATCAGCAGCTGTCGGACCAATTTGCCGGGTACTTCGCCCGCCCCGATACTTTTGCGCTTGGGGTGTGCAACGGCTGCCAGATGATGGCGGCTCTGGCCGGCATGATTCCGGGTGCCGAGCATTGGCCGCGTTTTACACGCAATGTGTCGGAAAAATACGAGGCTCGCCTTTCCCTGGTCGAAATTCCCGATTCCCCGTCGCTGTTCATGCGAGGCATGGCGGGAACCCGGCTTCCGGTTGCGGTGGCCCATGGTGAAGGTTTTGCCAATTTTGCGCAGCAGGGCGACATCGGCAAAGTGCGCAGCGCGCTCAACTTTGTCGATAATCATGGTCAGCGCACTGAGGTGTATCCGTACAATCCCAATGGCAGCCCGCAAGGCCTGACTGGGGTTACCACGGCCGATGGCCGTTTTACCGTGCTGATGCCGCATGCTGAACGGGTCACGCGCAATGTAATGCTGTCGTGGTCGCCGCCGCGCTGGGGCGCCCGCGACAGCGGCGGCGATGCCAGCCCCTGGATGCGCATGTTCCGCAATGCCAGGGTCTGGCTGGGCTGATCCCCGTCAAATCGCAGGTGGCGCCTCTTCATGCGGGTACCTGTTGTTCGCGTTCTTAAGACGCGGGGGTGGCGGCCCGGGCAGGGGCGGCACCCTCTAGTGTTTGCTTAACAGTGCCGCAGTTGTTTGGAGCGTTCCTATCCCATCCCGATTCCCCGTGATGGTAGGCTCTTTATCTGCAAGATATCACTTTTTATACCAGTATAAAATCTCTTCTTGTACTAGGTTCTGGCGGTGGCATAATAAATAAAAATCGTCCCGGAAACACTTGGGTTTATACAGCGCTGCACCGATCGGTGGTGTTCGGGCTGTAATCCCGGGGGTACCGCAGCCATGGCGAAAATCGCATGGCTTATACCTTTAATTTGTCCTTTCTAAGAGCATTGCCATGGCCCAAACTTTATACGACAAACTCTGGGATGCACATGTCGTGCATCAAGAGTCCGACGGTACCTGTCTGCTGTACATCGATCGCCATCTGGTGCACGAAGTTACCAGCCCCCAGGCGTTCGAAGGCCTGACCCTGGCGGGCCGCAAGCCGTGGCGGGTTGGAGCCAATCTGGCGGTTGCCGATCACAACGTGCCCACCACCGCGCGCAGCCAAGGCATTCAGGATCCGGTTTCGCGCTTGCAGGTCGATACGCTGGACGACAACTGCGAGAAATTCGGCATTACCGAATTTCGCATGAATGATTTGCGTCAAGGCATTGTGCACATCATTGGGCCGGAGCAGGGTGCAACCTTGCCTGGCATGACGGTCGTATGCGGCGATTCACACACCAGCACTCACGGCGCTCTGGGGACCCTGGCGTTCGGCATCGGCACCTCCGAGGTGGAGCACGTGCTGGCAACTCAGACCTTGCTCATGAAAAAGAACAAGAACATGCTGGTTCGCGTCGAAGGTGAATTGCCTTTCGGCTGCACCGCCAAAGACTTGGTGCTTTATGTCATCGGCAAGATCGGCACGGCCGGCGGCACCGGCTCTGCCATCGAATTTGCGGGCAGCACGGTTCGCGCCCTGTCGGTTGAAGGCCGCATGACTGTTTGCAATATGGCTATCGAGGCGGGGGCTCGCTCGGGCATGGTGGCGGTCGACGAAAAAACCATCGAGTATTTCCGCGGACGTCCTTACGCGCCCACTGGCATAGTGTGGGACCAGGCGGTGCAATACTGGAGCACGCTGCATTCCGATGAAGGCGCCAAGTTCGACCGCATCGTTGAAATCGACGCGCGCCAGATTACTCCGCAAGTGACCTGGGGCACTTCGCCTGAAATGGTTCTGTCGGTCGATAGCCGTGTTCCGGATCCCGACAAGGAAAAAGACGAGCTGCGCCGCAGTGGCATGGAGCGCGCCTTGCAATATATGGGTTTGAAGCCCAATACGCCTCTGGTCGATATTCGCATCGACAAGGTATTCATCGGCTCCTGTACCAATGCCCGCATCGAAGACTTGCGTGCCGCGGCGCTGGTCGCGCGCGGCAAGCGCGTTGCCGCGAATGTCAGGCAAGCCATGGTGGTGCCTGGCTCGGGGCTGGTTAAAAAACAGGCCGAGCAGGAAGGCCTGGACAAAATCTTTATTGCGGCCGGCTTCGAGTGGCGCGAACCGGGTTGCTCCATGTGCCTGGCCATGAATGCCGATCGCCTGGAACCGGGCGAGCGTTGCGCCTCGACCTCGAATCGCAATTTTGAAGGGCGCCAGGGCCAGGGCGGGCGCACGCACCTGGTCAGCCCGGCCATGGCGGCAGCAGCGGCGGTTGCCGGGCATTTTGTCGACGTCAGAAATTTTCGCTAAGGAATTACCGTGCAAGCATTTACCACCCATAAAGGCATAGTGGCCCCGCTCGATCGTGAGAATGTCGATACCGACCTGATCATTCCCAAGCAATTCCTGAAGTCCATCAAACGCTCGGGATTCGGCCCCAATCTGTTCGATGAGCTGCGCTATCTGGATCACGGCGAACCCGGCATGGATAACAGCAAGCGTCCGCTCAACCCCGATTTCGTCCTGAATCAGCCCCGCTACAAGGGGGCCTCGATTCTGCTGGCGCGCAAGAACTTCGGTTGCGGCTCAAGTCGCGAGCATGCGCCGTGGGCGCTGTCGCAATACGGTTTTCGCGCCATTATCGCGCCGTCGTATGCCGACATTTTCTTCAATAACAGTTTCAAGAATGGCCTGCTGCCGATTGTACTTTCCGAACTTGAGGTAGCGCGCCTGCTGGACGAGGTAAAAGCCTTTGTCGGCTATCAGTTGCGCATCGATCTGGAGCGTCAGGTGGTCATTGCCCAGGATGGGCGCGAACTGAGTTTCGACATTGAGCCGTTTCGCAAACATTGCCTGTTCAATGGCCTGGACGACATCGCCCTGACGCTGCAGAAATCGGATCAGATTCGTGCGTTCGAGGCCGAGCGCCTGACGCGGTTTCCTTGGCTTGAAGCGCATCCGGTCAGTCAGGCACGATAGGGTCGGATTCCGGTTTGGGCCTTTGCGCCCGGACAAGGCCGCGTTACCGCGGCCTTTGCCATATTCAGCGGCCCCAGTTGCATGAATCGCACAACTTCGGCTTTTTTCGCCCTGACGGGCGCGGCGAAGCTTGGCTTTGCCATTCATTCACTTTATAAAGGACTGTTGGGCAAGGCGGCGGTATGTCTACCGCCGCCTTGCCTTGGCAGCTATCAGGATAAATCATGAGTCACAAAATAGCAGTATTACCGGGCGACGGCATCGGCCCTGAAATTACCGAACAGGCCGTGCGCGTACTGCATGCCCTGGGCCTGGGTATTGAAACGCAGATCGCCCCGGTGGGCGGGGCGGCATTCGATGCGCTGGAGCATCCCTTGCCGCCGTCGACACTCGATTTGGCGAAAGGCTCCGCGGCGGTGCTGTTTGGCGCGGTAGGCGACTGGAAATACGATAGCCTGCCGCGTGAATTCCGGCCTGAGCAGGCCATTCTGGGTTTGCGCAAGGCCATGGGGCTGTTTGCCAATTTACGTCCGGCCATTCTGTACCCGCAATTGGCCAATGCCTCGTCGCTGAAGCCCGAGGTGGTGTCCGGGCTGAATATACTGATTGTCCGTGAGCTGACCGGCGATATCTATTTTGGCCAGCCGCGCGGCGTGCGCGATGTTCAGGATGGGCCGTTCAAGGGCGAGCGTCAGGGCTTCGACACCATGCACTATGCCGAATCCGAGATACGGCGCATCGGGCGGGTCGGCTTCGAGGCTGCTCGAAAGCGCAATAAAAAGCTGTGCAGCGTCGATAAATCGAATGTGCTCGAGACCTCGCAGTTCTGGCGCGACATCATGATCGAAGTGGCTCGCGACTATCCGGATGTGCAGCTCTCGCACATGTATGTCGATAATGCCGCCATGCAACTGGTGCGGGCGCCCAAAGAGTTCGATGTCATCGTAACCGGCAATTTGTTCGGCGATATCCTGTCCGACGAAGCCGCCATGCTGACAGGTTCGATCGGCATGCTGCCCTCGGCTTCGCTCAATGCCTCGAATCAGGGCCTGTATGAGCCCAGCCATGGTTCGGCGCCGGACATCGCCGGGCAAAACATCGCCAATCCCCTGGCCACCATATTGTCGGCGGCCATGCTGCTGCGGTATTCGCTGAACGCTGCCGCGCAAGCCGATCGGGTCGAGGCTGCGGTGCAAGCCGTGCTGGAGCAGGGCCTGCGCACGGCCGATATTTTCGAGCCAGGCACCCGTAAGGTGTCGACCTCCGAAATGGGCGATGCCGTATTGAAAGCATTAAAATGATGCTTTAGGCTTGATTTATAATGCTTTACGCGTGATTTTTATTTTTTTAAGTGATTTGAAATGAACCAGGCAGTAGGTTTGGTCGGTTGGCGAGGCATGGTGGGTTCGGTCCTCATGCAGCGCATGCGCGACGAAAATGATTTTTCTTTATTCCAACCGGTGTTTTTTTCCACCAGCAATGCGGGCGGCCCTGCTCCGAAGTGGGCCGACGGTGCACCGGCGCTGCAAGACGCCCACGATATCGATGCCCTGAAAAAATTGCCGATCATCGTAACGGCCCAGGGCGGCGACTACACCTCTGCGGTATACCCCAAGCTGCGCGCGGCGGGCTGGGACGGCATATGGATAGACGCGGCCAGTACCTTGCGCATGAAAGATGACGCAATCATTGTGCTCGACCCGGTCAACCGCCCGGTGATCGACGCCGCGCTGCAACGCGGCATCAAGAACTACATAGGTGGCAATTGCACCGTAAGCTGCATGCTCATGGGTCTGGCCGGCCTGTTCAACAGCAATCTGATCGACTGGATGAGCAGCATGACCTACCAGGCGGCGTCGGGCGGTGGCGCCCAGCATATGCGCGAACTGCTGACACAGTTCGGATTGCTCAATGAAGCCGTCAGGCCTTTGCTTGACGATCCCGCCTCGGCAATTCTGGAAATCGATCGCGGCGTCTTGCTGAAGCAGCAGGACAGCAGCCTGCCGCAAGACAATTTCGGCGTTCCGCTGGGCGGCAGCCTTATCCCCTGGATCGACAAAGACCTGGGCAATGGCATGTCGAAGGAAGAATGGAAGGCCGAGGCTGAAACCAATAAAATTCTGGGTCGCGGCCCGGCTTTTGGTTCCGGGCTTACGCCTATCGATGGTTTGTGCGTGCGCATTGGCGCCATGCGCTGCCATAGCCAGGCTCTTACTATCAAGCTCAAGAGCGATGTGCCGCTGGACGAAATCTCCGATATTCTGCGCCAGGGCTCCAAGTGGGCCAAGGTCATCCCCAACACGCGCGAAGCTACCATGCGCGAATTAACGCCGGTAGCTGTTACCGGAACGCTCGATATTCCTGTTGGCCGCTTGCGAAAAATGTCCATGGGGCCCGAATATCTCAGCGCGTTTACGGTGGGCGATCAACTGTTATGGGGTGCGGCCGAGCCCTTGCGGCGCATGCTGCGCATCACTTTGGGTGAACTCTGAACATGACTATGTCCCGCAGTGTGGCCATATCGGCATTGTTGTCGCGCACCAAACCGCTGGTCACGGCCCTGTCGGTCGCCATGCTGATGTGTTCAAGCGTGTATGCGGCAACGCTTGGCCATTCCCGCATCGTGTCCGAGCCCGGCCAGCCATTGCGCATCGACGTGCCTGTCAACCAGCTTGGAACCGACGACTATCAGTCTTTGCGGGTCAATCCCGCTCCGGCCGCGGCCTGGGCGCAGGCTGGCCTGACGCCCCCGGTCGACTTGTCCAGCCTGCGGGTTCGCCTGGTCAATGGGCCGAGCCCGCAGTCCAGAATCGCACAGATCAGCTCAAGCCAGCCTTTCGACCAGGCTGTCGCCGATTTATTGCTGGAGGTGCACACGTCCAGCGGCCAGCAGCAGTATCAGGTCAGCATATTGGCGCCGGTGCGTCGTGACATGGACACCGCGCAGGGACGGTCGGCGGGTGCGGGCGTGCATCAGGGAGCCCGGCGCATTTCGCGGCAGTCGATCCATGTACGGCGCGGCGATACGCTGTTTGCCATTGCCCGGCATCATGCGGTGCCCGGCGTAACCGTTTATCAGATGATGGTGGCCTTGCAACGGGCCAATCCCCAGGCGTTCATCCATGGCAATATGAATCTCGTCAAGGCGGGCGCCACGCTTGGCGTTCCCGACGCCCAGGCGCTTACGGCGGTCAGCGATCGCGAAGCCCGCCGCATCTTCCAGGAGCAGGCGCTGGAGTTTGCCAGCTACCGGCAGGGCCTGGCGGCCGGCAAGGCGCCGGCTGTCCAGCCTCGCGCGGCAAACAAGGGCACCGTATCGCAAGCTTCCGAGACTGTGCCGCCAGCCAATAAAGCAGCACCGCGCGACCAGCTCAAGCTGTCCAGCGGCGGTTCGTCGGCCGCCGACGCGAAAGCGGATAATCGACTGGCCACAAGCAAGGGTATTGCCGAGTCGCAAAGTCGTGTGTCGCAACTTGAAGAAAACGTCAAGCACCTCAACCAGGCGTTGCAGGGGCAGGGCGAGGCGGCTAAAGATGCTGTGGTGGATGGTGCCAAAGGCTTGGGGCAAACAATTGCCGGTGCGGCCGGAGCGATAGCGGGTGCGGGCGATTCGGCAGGCCGGGGAGCCGACGGCTCGTCGAATGGCGCGCAAGCGCCAGCCGGGCAAGAGGGCTCTGCGAAGTCCGCGGCCGATTCCGCCCAATCGCCTGGTTCGCCGTCTGCCGCGGTTCAGGCGGAAGCATCGGGCGCGGCATCGCATTCTTCCCCGGCCGCCCCTGGCGGTCAATCTCCATCTTCTTCGGACAAGGCTTCGGATACACACGCTGGGCAGGCGGCCGCCGCCGGTGCCGATGCCGGCAATCGTGGCCTGTCAGGCAATTCGACGAATAATCCGGGGCTTGCCGGCGAGGCCGGCAATACCGCCGATCACGCCGCAAACCCGGCAAAACAAGCTTCAAATAAGGCAGAACAATCCGTGTCGTGGTTCCAGGAACATTTATTGGGCGTGGTTACCGCCTTGCTGGCATTTGTCGTGCTGATCATCGCCTGGCTGCTGCGCCGGGCCAACGTGGCGCGCGACGACGATAGCGACGATCACCCGTCGGCGATCACCGAAGCCATGGTCAAGGAAAAACTCGACAAGATCAATCTCGATCTTAGCCAGCCTCCCAGCGACGAGCCTAACAAGAGCTGACATGTCGCGCACGGCCTTAGGCGTGGCTTACGACGGCGCCCGCTGGCAAGGCTGGCAAACGCAGCCTCACGGGTGCACTGTCCAGGACACGCTCGAGCTTGCCTTGTCCCGCTTTCTTGCGCAGCCGACGAAAACAGTTTGCGCCGGGCGTACCGATACGGGTGTGCATGGCCTGGGCCAGGTGGTGCATCTGG
This genomic window contains:
- the purL gene encoding phosphoribosylformylglycinamidine synthase yields the protein MNSIQHFLGSSVLSSFRRERLLKRFAQLDLPVSDIQGQFEHYVWSESELSGQDRERLAALLDYGEPAQALKGDKQALVLRVVPRLGTVSPWASKATDIAHNCGLPAVRRIERGIRYLVHPGRGILGPRHIDEGQLAQIASCLHDRMTETVVDAAFDGAALFASLAGKPIQTIDVLERGQAALLEANRNLGLALSEDEVEYLDQSFRQLGRNPTDVELMMFAQANSEHCRHKIFNAQWVIDGVAQTHTLFGMIRATHAAQPQGTVVAYSDNAAVMEGGRARQFYAALPGETAAARYGHTDAVVHTLMKVETHNHPTAIAPFPGAATGAGGEIRDEGATGRGSKPKAGLTGFTVSNLRFDDGLEPWEEDSHGSPERIASALDIMIDGPIGGAAFNNEFGRPNLLGYFRTYEQTAGDVRWGYHKPIMIAGGLGSIDDRLTHKDPIPPGALLVQLGGPGMRIGMGGGAASSMSAGANSAELDFDSVQRGNPEIERRAQEVIDRCWQQGSGNPVLAIHDVGAGGLSNAFPELVNDAGRGAVFELQQVHLEESGLSAAEIWSNEAQERYVLAILPKDLARFDAIARRERCPYAVVGVATEERQLRVTHGEGLPGVSEQLVPKADSAIRPVDVPIDVILGKPPRMTRDVQRLPGVVAPVDLTVMTLDDAIQRVLRHPTVANKNFLITIGDRSVGGLSSRDQMVGPWQVPVADCAVTLADFEGVRGEAMAMGERTPLAVIDAAASGRMAVTEALTNLVASDVKRLEDIKLSANWMAACGVDGQDAALYDTVFAVSTWCQQLGLSIPVGKDSLSMRTSWDERGDKREVIAPVSLIVTAFAPVADVRATLTPQLRTDAGETVLILVDLGRGRNRLGGSILAQVFNQVGKAVPDMDEPESLQAFFSTVRQLAADGHILAYHDRSDGGLLATLCEMAFAGHVGVSINLDMLTIDPRASDWGDYKIRTEQVAVQRDELTLKALFAEEAGAVVQVPLAQRDRVMQQLREAGLSAYSHVLGGLNTQDEIQIYRDGKCIYKHTRFDLGQQWSEVSRQIMARRDNPQCAQAEFDTWQNTGDPGFTPAVAFDPQEDIAAPFISTGKRPRVAILREQGCNSQVEMAWAFDKAGFEAWDVHMTDLLSGRVRLDDVQGLVAVGGFSYGDVLGAGEGWARTIRFNQQLSDQFAGYFARPDTFALGVCNGCQMMAALAGMIPGAEHWPRFTRNVSEKYEARLSLVEIPDSPSLFMRGMAGTRLPVAVAHGEGFANFAQQGDIGKVRSALNFVDNHGQRTEVYPYNPNGSPQGLTGVTTADGRFTVLMPHAERVTRNVMLSWSPPRWGARDSGGDASPWMRMFRNARVWLG
- the leuD gene encoding 3-isopropylmalate dehydratase small subunit codes for the protein MQAFTTHKGIVAPLDRENVDTDLIIPKQFLKSIKRSGFGPNLFDELRYLDHGEPGMDNSKRPLNPDFVLNQPRYKGASILLARKNFGCGSSREHAPWALSQYGFRAIIAPSYADIFFNNSFKNGLLPIVLSELEVARLLDEVKAFVGYQLRIDLERQVVIAQDGRELSFDIEPFRKHCLFNGLDDIALTLQKSDQIRAFEAERLTRFPWLEAHPVSQAR
- the leuC gene encoding 3-isopropylmalate dehydratase large subunit encodes the protein MAQTLYDKLWDAHVVHQESDGTCLLYIDRHLVHEVTSPQAFEGLTLAGRKPWRVGANLAVADHNVPTTARSQGIQDPVSRLQVDTLDDNCEKFGITEFRMNDLRQGIVHIIGPEQGATLPGMTVVCGDSHTSTHGALGTLAFGIGTSEVEHVLATQTLLMKKNKNMLVRVEGELPFGCTAKDLVLYVIGKIGTAGGTGSAIEFAGSTVRALSVEGRMTVCNMAIEAGARSGMVAVDEKTIEYFRGRPYAPTGIVWDQAVQYWSTLHSDEGAKFDRIVEIDARQITPQVTWGTSPEMVLSVDSRVPDPDKEKDELRRSGMERALQYMGLKPNTPLVDIRIDKVFIGSCTNARIEDLRAAALVARGKRVAANVRQAMVVPGSGLVKKQAEQEGLDKIFIAAGFEWREPGCSMCLAMNADRLEPGERCASTSNRNFEGRQGQGGRTHLVSPAMAAAAAVAGHFVDVRNFR
- the asd gene encoding aspartate-semialdehyde dehydrogenase, producing the protein MNQAVGLVGWRGMVGSVLMQRMRDENDFSLFQPVFFSTSNAGGPAPKWADGAPALQDAHDIDALKKLPIIVTAQGGDYTSAVYPKLRAAGWDGIWIDAASTLRMKDDAIIVLDPVNRPVIDAALQRGIKNYIGGNCTVSCMLMGLAGLFNSNLIDWMSSMTYQAASGGGAQHMRELLTQFGLLNEAVRPLLDDPASAILEIDRGVLLKQQDSSLPQDNFGVPLGGSLIPWIDKDLGNGMSKEEWKAEAETNKILGRGPAFGSGLTPIDGLCVRIGAMRCHSQALTIKLKSDVPLDEISDILRQGSKWAKVIPNTREATMRELTPVAVTGTLDIPVGRLRKMSMGPEYLSAFTVGDQLLWGAAEPLRRMLRITLGEL
- the leuB gene encoding 3-isopropylmalate dehydrogenase, whose protein sequence is MSHKIAVLPGDGIGPEITEQAVRVLHALGLGIETQIAPVGGAAFDALEHPLPPSTLDLAKGSAAVLFGAVGDWKYDSLPREFRPEQAILGLRKAMGLFANLRPAILYPQLANASSLKPEVVSGLNILIVRELTGDIYFGQPRGVRDVQDGPFKGERQGFDTMHYAESEIRRIGRVGFEAARKRNKKLCSVDKSNVLETSQFWRDIMIEVARDYPDVQLSHMYVDNAAMQLVRAPKEFDVIVTGNLFGDILSDEAAMLTGSIGMLPSASLNASNQGLYEPSHGSAPDIAGQNIANPLATILSAAMLLRYSLNAAAQADRVEAAVQAVLEQGLRTADIFEPGTRKVSTSEMGDAVLKALK
- a CDS encoding FimV family protein, with the translated sequence MTMSRSVAISALLSRTKPLVTALSVAMLMCSSVYAATLGHSRIVSEPGQPLRIDVPVNQLGTDDYQSLRVNPAPAAAWAQAGLTPPVDLSSLRVRLVNGPSPQSRIAQISSSQPFDQAVADLLLEVHTSSGQQQYQVSILAPVRRDMDTAQGRSAGAGVHQGARRISRQSIHVRRGDTLFAIARHHAVPGVTVYQMMVALQRANPQAFIHGNMNLVKAGATLGVPDAQALTAVSDREARRIFQEQALEFASYRQGLAAGKAPAVQPRAANKGTVSQASETVPPANKAAPRDQLKLSSGGSSAADAKADNRLATSKGIAESQSRVSQLEENVKHLNQALQGQGEAAKDAVVDGAKGLGQTIAGAAGAIAGAGDSAGRGADGSSNGAQAPAGQEGSAKSAADSAQSPGSPSAAVQAEASGAASHSSPAAPGGQSPSSSDKASDTHAGQAAAAGADAGNRGLSGNSTNNPGLAGEAGNTADHAANPAKQASNKAEQSVSWFQEHLLGVVTALLAFVVLIIAWLLRRANVARDDDSDDHPSAITEAMVKEKLDKINLDLSQPPSDEPNKS